One genomic window of Salvia miltiorrhiza cultivar Shanhuang (shh) chromosome 4, IMPLAD_Smil_shh, whole genome shotgun sequence includes the following:
- the LOC131022998 gene encoding uncharacterized protein LOC131022998 has protein sequence MAWNVRGMTDESKRLLKEHCSFFSPVILGIIEPKKALRKIRQNFWNSLNLVPVHQNFRDPSCPNIWILAQPSIVTTVIFSSSQAVIVDCIWQNLFFRVAIVHGANDQSLRRDLWRDMLHFSSGNTVFIGDFNAVKGAHERISSASPARSSCMDFCSFIGDTCFIESPTDGLRFTWSGHRFLPRHVESILDRALFSQSFADLWDSVVTSVLPRITSDHSPLVLRCNRFSYSGKRQFRFLNMWVLHPTFQEMVRTSWQNAVSTSCPILRVMLALKRLRTDIKSWNKEIFGNVDLRINDFQRQLAITQRKISEISYTDDLFDEEVGLQAELNVALTRKNNLLQQKSRATWLQDGDRNTSFFHGLTKFKKRNTSITRLTINGVDTYDQETIEQHIVGHFSALFTDDGSPNADPLEVEALIDHTVSEEQNHILVCTPDESEIAAAVFGMDSNSAPGPDGFSGKFFS, from the coding sequence ATGGCCTGGAATGTCCGTGGGATGACAGACGAATCCAAGCGTTTGCTCAAAGaacattgtagttttttttctCCTGTTATCTTGGGTATTATTGAACCTAAGAAAGCTCTTCGTAAAATTCGGCAAAATTTTTGGAATTCTTTGAATTTGGTTCCGGTGCATCAGAATTTTCGGGACCCTAGCTGTCCGAATATTTGGATCCTTGCTCAGCCTTCGATTGTCACCACTGTGATCTTTTCGTCGTCTCAGGCGGTTATCGTTGATTGTATTTGGCAGAATCTTTTTTTTCGGGTTGCCATTGTCCATGGTGCTAATGATCAGAGTCTTAGACGTGATCTCTGGAGAGATATGCTCCATTTTTCTTCTGGTAATACAGTTTTTATTGGGGActttaatgcggtgaaaggtgCCCATGAAAGGATCAGCTCTGCTTCTCCTGCCAGGAGTTCCTGTATGGATTTTTGTTCTTTTATTGGTGATACTTGTTTTATTGAGTCTCCTACTGATGGGTTGCGTTTTACTTGGTCGGGACATCGGTTTCTTCCTCGTCACGTGGAATCCATTCTTGATAGAGCTCTTTTCTCTCAGAGTTTTGCTGATCTTTGGGATTCTGTGGTCACTTCGGTTCTTCCTCGGATAACTTCTGACCACTCTCCTCTCGTTTTAAGATGCAACCGTTTCAGTTACTCTGGCAAACGACAGTTTCGTTTTTTGAACATGTGGGTTCTTCATCCTACGTTTCAGGAAATGGTTCGTACCTCGTGGCAGAATGCCGTTAGTACTAGTTGTCCGATTCTACGTGTGATGCTGGCGCTTAAGCGGCTTCGTACTGATATCAAGAGCTGGAATAAGGAAATCTTTGGAAACGTGGATTTGAGAATTAACGATTTTCAGCGCCAGTTAGCTATCACTCAGAGAAAGATTTCGGAAATTAGTTACACAGATGATTTGTTTGATGAGGAGGTGGGTTTACAAGCAGAGTTGAATGTAGCCCTTACTCGGAAGAATAATCTCTTGCAGCAGAAGAGCAGGGCTACCTGGTTGCAAGATGGGGACAGGAATACTTCATTTTTTCACGGATTGACTAAGTTTAAAAAGAGGAATACGTCGATCACTCGGTTAACTATTAATGGAGTGGATACCTATGATCAAGAGACAATTGAGCAGCATATTGTTGGTCATTTTTCTGCTTTGTTTACTGATGATGGCAGTCCGAACGCGGATCCGTTGGAGGTGGAGGCTCTCATTGATCACACTGTTTCTGAGGAGCAGAATCATATTTTAGTTTGTACTCCTGATGAGAGTGAGATTGCTGCAGCCGTTTTTGGTATGGATTCCAACAGTGCTCCTGGTCCTGATGGCTTTTCGGGTAAGTTTTTTTCATAG
- the LOC131022709 gene encoding protein trichome birefringence-like 35, whose product MLTSIIKLPKIFLLLKSFPIPSLSADDQNSFKLIFLISAARKILKMQQRWQKKKKHFPLIALAFFVFIAFSILCSESNIRVIHQHRARSDRNVEKQRSSLSQNGSLFYSTPAHTFNLSQKPPVGLDKFTTCATTVRYSGRRAVSAIHREEPGGRRAVSEVEGCDFFSGKWILDNVSYPLYNESHCPYMSDQLACHKHGRQDLGYQFWRWQPQNCNMKRWNALEMWEKLRGKRLMFVGDSLNRGQWISMLCLLQSVIPRDKQSITPNSELTIFRAENYNATIEFLWAPLLVESNSDDAVDHRMNERILRPDAILRHSSRWEHADILVFNSYLWWRQGSVKLLWSDDENGACEEISGLGGMELAMETWADWVASHVDPQTKKVFFVTMSPTHLGKYEWEAGSEGNCYNETQPIHDERYWGTGSDLPTMRMIEKVLSRVSSKVSVLNITQLSEYRKDGHPTIYRKFWEPLEPEKVTNPASYSDCIHWCLPGVPDVWNELLFQFL is encoded by the exons ATGCTTACTTCCATAATTAAATTACCAAAaatctttcttcttcttaaATCTTTCCCAATCCCGTCGCTGTCGGCAGATGATCAAAACTCTTTCAAACTAATTTTCCTAATTTCAGCAgcaagaaaaattttaaaaatgcaGCAACGAtggcagaagaagaagaagcattTCCCTCTCATCGCGCTCGCCTTCTTTGTTTTCATAGCTTTCTCAATTTTGTGCAGTGAGTCCAATATTCGAGTGATTCATCAGCACCGAGCTCGCAGCGATAGGAATGTGGAAAAGCAGCGCTCTAGtctcagtcagaatggttctttGTTCTATTCCACGCCGGCCCACACCTTTAATCTTTCACAGAAACCACCAG TGGGCTTAGATAAATTTACTACGTGCGCTACCACGGTGAGGTATAGTGGCAGGAGGGCTGTTTCGGCCATCCATAGGGAGGAGCCCGGTGGTAGGAGGGCGGTATCTGAAGTGGAAGGTTGTGATTTCTTTTCTGGGAAGTGGATTTTGGACAATGTGTCTTATCCATTGTACAATGAGTCTCATTGTCCGTACATGTCGGATCAACTTGCCTGCCACAAGCATGGGAGGCAAGATTTAGGGTATCAGTTTTGGCGATGGCAGCCGCAAAACTGCAATATGAAGAG GTGGAACGCATTGGAAATGTGGGAGAAATTGAGGGGGAAGAGGTTGATGTTTGTAGGAGATTCACTCAATCGAGGGCAGTGGATATCGATGCTGTGTCTGTTGCAGTCTGTGATTCCACGGGATAAGCAGTCCATCACGCCCAACTCTGAACTCACAATCTTTCGAGCAGAG AACTACAATGCCACTATCGAGTTCCTCTGGGCGCCTCTTCTTGTGGAATCCAACTCCGATGATGCAGTTGATCATCGCATGAACGAGAGGATACTGCGTCCGGATGCAATTCTCAGGCACTCATCGCGATGGGAGCATGCAGATATACTGGTTTTTAATTCGTATCTGTGGTGGAGACAGGGCTCGGTGAAGCTGTT ATGGAGCGATGATGAGAATGGCGCATGTGAAGAAATTAGTGGCCTCGGAGGCATGGAGTTGGCCATGGAAACGTGGGCCGATTGGGTGGCCTCACACGTTGATCCACAAACGAAGAAGGTTTTCTTCGTCACAATGTCGCCTACACATCTAGG GAAGTACGAGTGGGAGGCCGGGAGCGAGGGCAACTGCTACAACGAGACACAGCCTATACACGACGAAAGATACTGGGGAACTGGCTCGGACTTGCCCACGATGAGAATGATCGAGAAGGTGCTGAGCCGGGTGAGTTCGAAGGTTTCGGTTCTCAACATCACTCAGCTCTCCGAGTACAGGAAAGACGGCCATCCAACCATTTACCGTAAGTTTTGGGAGCCGTTGGAGCCTGAGAAAGTGACGAACCCTGCCAGCTACTCCGACTGCATCCACTGGTGTCTGCCCGGGGTGCCCGACGTCTGGAACGAGCTGCTGTTCCAGTTTTTGTAA
- the LOC131022710 gene encoding protein BREAST CANCER SUSCEPTIBILITY 2 homolog B-like — MSTWRIFSGDRNDFRWETADQQLRIEEFSDAVAEDTRRLPSMADLLLLGSSKILENGRRDVEEQPTFRTGLGKSVEVKQSSIARARSVLGEVDYTLTDSGHSDGREKGFATFRPISNMNSMESAVMSTSAFHSASENVTQISNSMFQTGSGKTVNISSAGLLRAKALLGLDGTYDQEQTAKQSISTELLASDNPSHLETRKLGNFILSSSTRVLASSKVKSIPRASESMKFPKCMNAVSEPPQVKFQTAGGRSISVSSDALERAKSLLGNLEVDSFLNEASTADPLFSVIDGKPSRLSNQKGDFTTPLLHKGIENSDHPLKIFTSSPNSSSYKRNSFGKSERLEPGHNLIAQFDAEAELNSSKRPYNGFTGDRKPPKKNSHSNTDCLEYAVLPKSDPSKSSSNKALVDISNTMNIDNKQCFGEKRRLRGISSVSPFKKPRSSFVTPLKKTNLSDIDVLSRLAPKEIPCNQRVSLRYPSQGPRVYLKEYFSRPPLQEKLGNLPEYVKRMDPVAAESYTLQNKMSSECIGPEAFYSMLSQSGASIQHLTKEWVANHYKWIIWKLASYERSYAEKFSGKLLNVSSVLEELQYRYEREVNHGHRSLIKKMLDGDIPPSSMMVLCVSSILEDSDPQCGNQSVPQEGGYANASRIELTDGWYSVKALLDEQLSQKLASRKLFLGQKIRIWGAKLCGWLGPVSPFQASQTISLLLHINGTYRCHWAERLGLCKRAGDPLAFRCIKGNGGVVPSTLVGVTRTYPVLYRERLSNGSFVVRSERLEAKALQSYNQRRDLLAEGIMSAFQRDTEFDVGDDHEREEGAKLMKLLETAAEPEVLMAGMSSKQLASFASYKAKLEAKRQLEIQRSIEKAVEDAGLGERQTTPFLRLKVVGLMKKGQRECSPLKGLITIWNPTQKQTLELREGQAYAVGGLVPSSSDSGILYLQTRGSTSDWLPLSYTMMEQYESFFVPRSSTTISCLGEVPLSSEFDMAALVVYVGEVYRQGCQQKQWVFVTDGSAAIEGSPDVLLAINFCLPYVEFDSSVPMNSSIAGSVVGFSNLIKRPRDQVNGLWVAEATENSDYFLSYDHEVRQHLKDAAASVSKWATPSCLIVEKLKGRVMSIIRNSKNRHI, encoded by the exons GCCACTCGGATGGAAGAGAAAAGGGATTTGCTACATTTAGACCAATATCTAACATGAACTCAATGGAATCAGCTGTTATGTCAACTTCTGCATTTCATAGTGCATCAGAAAATGTTACTCAGATATCAAATTCCATGTTTCAGACGGGCTCGGGGAAAACAGTGAACATATCTTCAGCTGGCTTGCTTAGGGCAAAAGCTCTGTTAGGCTTAGATGGAACTTATGATCAAGAACAGACAGCAAAACAGTCAATTTCTACAGAGCTCCTTGCTTCAGACAATCCATCTCATTTGGAGACCCGGAAACTGGGTAATTTTATTCTCAGTAGTTCAACCAGGGTTCTAGCATCTTCTAAAGTGAAGTCTATTCCTCGTGCAAGTGAATCCATGAAGTTTCCTAAATGCATGAATGCTGTTTCTGAACCTCCACAAGTTAAATTTCAAACTGCTGGTGGAAGATCCATATCAGTTTCCAGCGATGCATTAGAGCGAGCTAAAAGCTTGCTAGGAAACCTTGAGGTTGATTCATTTTTAAATGAAGCAAGCACAGCCGATCCACTATTCTCAGTAATTGATGGGAAACCCAGTCGTTTATCAAACCAAAAAGGTGACTTTACCACACCATTACTGCACAAAGGGATAGAAAATAGTGACCATCCCTTGAAAATTTTTACATCTTCTCCTAATTCAAGTTCATACAAGAGAAACTCATTTGGTAAGTCTGAGAGGCTAGAACCAGGACATAACTTGATTGCACAGTTTGATGCGGAGGCGGAACTCAACTCTTCTAAAAGGCCTTATAATGGCTTTACTGGAGATAGAAAGCCCCCTAAGAAAAATTCACACTCAAACACGGATTGTTTGGAATATGCAGTTCTGCCAAAAAGTGATCCCTCAAAGAGCTCATCCAACAAGGCTTTGGTGGATATCTCAAATACTATGAATATAGATAATAAGCAATGTTTTGGAGAAAAGAGAAGACTTCGAGGGATTAGTTCTGTTTCACCATTCAAGAAGCCCCGGAGTTCGTTTGTTACCCCGTTAAAGAAAACTAACTTGTCAGATATTGATG TTTTGTCTAGGCTAGCACCAAAAGAGATCCCGTGTAACCAAAGGGTTTCCTTGAGATACCCTTCTCAGGGTCCGCGGGTTTATCTTAAAGAGTATTTTTCACGGCCTCCACTTCAGGAAAAG TTGGGTAACTTGCCAGAATATGTGAAGAGGATGGACCCAGTTGCTGCTGAAAGTTATACACTCCAGAACAAAATGTCTTCAGAATGCATTGGACCTGAAGCTTTCTACTCAATGCTATCACAGTCTGGAGCTTCTATCCAGCACTTGACCAAAGA GTGGGTTGCGAATCACTATAAGTGGATCATTTGGAAATTGGCCTCTTATGAGAGAAGCTATGCTGAAAAATTTTCCGGAAAACTTTTGAATGTCTCTAGTGTGCTTGAAGAATTACAGTACAG GTATGAGAGAGAAGTAAATCATGGACATCGATCCTTAATCAAAAAAATGTTAGATGGTGACATACCACCTTCTTCAATGATGGTACTTTGCGTTTCCTCTATCCTTGAAGATTCTGACCCACAGTGTGGAAATCAGTCTGTTCCCCAGGAAGGTGGCTATGCTAATGCATCCAGAATAGAGTTGACTGATGGATG GTATTCTGTGAAAGCTCTGTTGGATGAACAGCTATCTCAGAAACTTGCTTCAAGGAAGTTATTTCTGGGCCAGAAGATTAGG ATCTGGGGAGCCAAACTGTGTGGGTGGCTTGGGCCTGTTTCACCCTTTCAG GCATCACAGACTATAAGTTTGTTATTGCACATAAATGGTACATATAGATGTCATTGGGCTGAAAGATTGGGACTGT GCAAGCGTGCTGGTGATCCATTGGCATTCAGATGTATCAAGGGGAATGGAGGGGTGGTCCCCAGCACTTTGGTGGGGGTTACGAGGACTTATCCAGTTCTTTACAGAGAGAG GTTGAGTAATGGGAGTTTTGTCGTGAGGTCTGAGAGGTTGGAAGCTAAAGCTTTGCAGTCATACAACCAGAG GCGTGATCTTCTTGCTGAAGGAATCATGTCAGCATTTCAAAGGGATACAGAATTTGATGTTGGAGATGACCATGAACGTGAAGAGGGGGCTAAGCTTATGAAGTTACTTGAGACAGCTGCTGAGCCAGAGGTTCTCATGGCTGGGATGAGCTCAAAACAACTAGCTTCTTTTGCTTCTTACAAAGCTAAGTTGGAG GCAAAGAGGCAGTTAGAAATCCAAAGATCGATTGAGAAAGCTGTGGAGGATGCTGGGCTTGGGGAGAGACAGACCACTCCATTTTTGCGTCTTAAAGTGGTTGGTTTGATGAAAAAGGGTCAAAGAGAGTGTAGTCCACTGAAAGGCTTGATAACGATATGGAATCCAACTCAGAAACAG ACACTAGAGCTGCGTGAAGGGCAGGCATATGCTGTTGGAGGTCTTGTGCCATCTAGCTCCGATTCAGGCATCCTTTACTTACAAACAAGAGGATCAACTAGTGATTGGTTACCTTTGTCCTACACAATGATGGAACAATATGA GTCATTTTTCGTTCCACGTTCATCAACTACAATATCATGTTTGGGAGAAGTTCCTCTCTCCAG TGAGTTTGACATGGCGGCTCTCGTTGTCTATGTGGGAGAGGTGTATAGACAAGGCTGCCAGCAAAAGCAGTGGGTATTTGTGACAGATGGATCCGCAGCTATAGAGGGATCACCAGATGTATTGCTGGCTATCAACTTTTGCTTACCTTATGTTGAATTCGACTCATCCGTGCCAATGAACTCCAGCATTGCTGGATCTGTG GTTGGGTTCTCTAATCTCATCAAGAGACCTAGAGATCAAGTAAATGGCTTGTGGGTTGCTGAAGCTACAGAAAACTCAGATTATTTTCTAAGTTATGATCACGAGGTTCGCCAACATCTCAAAGATGCTGCTGCTTCAGTCTCGAAATGGGCAACTCCCTCGTGCTTG ATAGTTGAGAAGCTGAAGGGAAGAGTCATGTCTATTATCAGAAATTCAAAAAATAGACATATTTAA